The following proteins are encoded in a genomic region of Vibrio spartinae:
- a CDS encoding tripartite tricarboxylate transporter TctB family protein: MSTKRNPMLSSQYLLCRDRVGALIFLALCLVYGYQTFNIPLFPGDEYEPFTARTLPILLTYIGTILSVALLVTGQPDKKSGAVLQFNWKLLISFLVLMTLYGIGLTYVGFVIATTLFLAIGFYLLGERRKKVLFGASFPFVLSFYLLLTQGLDIYLEPGVIFTIW, encoded by the coding sequence ATGTCTACTAAAAGAAATCCAATGCTCTCAAGTCAATATTTGTTATGTCGAGACAGAGTCGGTGCATTGATCTTTCTCGCACTTTGTCTGGTTTATGGTTATCAAACATTCAATATTCCCCTGTTTCCCGGTGACGAATACGAACCCTTTACCGCCAGAACCTTACCGATACTACTCACTTATATTGGCACCATTCTTTCTGTGGCACTGCTCGTTACCGGACAACCCGATAAAAAAAGTGGTGCGGTCCTCCAATTCAACTGGAAATTACTAATCAGCTTTTTAGTTTTAATGACGCTCTATGGCATTGGACTGACCTATGTCGGCTTTGTCATCGCCACAACACTCTTTCTGGCTATCGGGTTTTATCTCTTAGGCGAACGACGTAAAAAAGTCCTGTTCGGGGCGTCATTTCCCTTTGTCTTAAGCTTTTATCTATTGCTGACCCAAGGTCTGGATATTTATCTGGAGCCCGGTGTCATTTTCACCATCTGGTAA
- a CDS encoding tripartite tricarboxylate transporter permease — protein sequence MLDGILQGLSTAVLPMNLMMVIIGCFVGTFIGMLPGLGPISAIALMIPITYGLEPSSGLILMAGVYYGAIFGGSTSSILINAPGCSSTVVTAFDGYPMAQKGQAGKALALAAYSSFTGGTLSAIMLLFAAPALATVSLSFQSADYFALMLVGLSAVAAFAGKGQVLKAWMMTVLGLMLSTVGIDKGIGVERFTFGLTDLMDGFSFLMLAMATFALGETLMGILKPDADSSHTETQKMSDLGSMKISKEEFKEAAPVAIRSSILGFFTGVLPGAGATIAAFLSYGMERNLAPKDKKELFGHGSIRGLVAPESANNASSSGSFVPLLTLGIPGSGTTAIMLGALIAYGIQPGPRLFVDHPDVFWSVIISMYFGNIVLIILNLPLIPYISRLLAVPRTVLLPMILFFSITGVYLVSFNTMDVFIMILIAIGAILLRLANFPLAPLLLGFILGGLMEENLRRALMINDGELSFLWERPITLAFTSLAVLLLISPFISAMFSHLKTRKTALHHS from the coding sequence ATGTTAGATGGAATTCTTCAGGGGCTCAGCACTGCAGTCCTACCGATGAATCTGATGATGGTGATTATCGGATGCTTTGTCGGTACATTTATCGGGATGTTACCGGGATTAGGGCCTATTTCAGCGATTGCTCTCATGATCCCTATTACCTATGGATTGGAACCCTCTTCCGGTTTGATTCTGATGGCCGGTGTCTACTACGGTGCAATCTTTGGTGGCTCAACCTCATCCATTTTGATTAATGCCCCCGGGTGCTCATCCACAGTCGTTACCGCTTTTGACGGATACCCGATGGCGCAAAAAGGACAGGCAGGCAAAGCATTAGCGCTGGCGGCCTACTCTTCATTTACGGGGGGAACACTCTCCGCCATCATGTTACTGTTTGCAGCCCCGGCACTCGCCACGGTCTCACTCAGTTTTCAATCAGCCGACTATTTTGCACTGATGTTAGTGGGGCTGTCAGCCGTCGCTGCTTTTGCCGGCAAAGGACAAGTTTTGAAAGCGTGGATGATGACAGTCTTAGGCCTGATGCTTTCTACCGTAGGAATTGATAAAGGGATCGGTGTTGAACGATTTACTTTTGGTTTAACGGATCTGATGGACGGATTTAGTTTTCTGATGCTCGCGATGGCAACGTTTGCCTTAGGCGAAACGTTAATGGGAATTCTGAAGCCAGACGCTGATTCAAGTCATACTGAAACCCAAAAAATGAGCGACCTCGGGAGCATGAAAATCAGTAAAGAAGAGTTTAAAGAGGCGGCTCCGGTTGCAATACGCTCTTCGATTCTGGGTTTCTTTACCGGTGTTTTACCCGGTGCAGGTGCCACTATTGCGGCATTCCTCAGCTATGGTATGGAACGAAATCTGGCCCCTAAAGATAAGAAAGAATTATTCGGTCATGGCTCAATTCGAGGGCTCGTTGCGCCTGAATCGGCCAACAATGCCTCTTCCAGTGGTTCATTCGTACCGTTACTGACTCTTGGTATTCCCGGTTCAGGCACAACAGCGATCATGCTCGGTGCACTGATTGCTTATGGGATTCAACCCGGGCCACGCTTATTCGTTGACCATCCGGATGTGTTCTGGTCAGTGATTATTTCAATGTACTTTGGCAATATCGTGTTAATTATTTTGAATCTTCCGCTGATTCCTTATATTTCACGCCTGCTTGCCGTACCAAGAACCGTTCTGCTACCGATGATTTTGTTTTTCTCTATTACCGGTGTCTATCTCGTATCATTCAATACGATGGATGTTTTCATCATGATTTTAATTGCGATCGGAGCTATCTTGTTACGACTGGCGAACTTTCCACTGGCGCCATTATTACTTGGATTCATTCTCGGTGGGTTGATGGAAGAAAATCTTCGGCGTGCCCTGATGATCAATGATGGCGAACTCAGTTTTCTCTGGGAAAGACCGATTACTTTAGCATTCACATCACTGGCAGTCTTGTTACTGATAAGTCCATTTATCAGTGCCATGTTCAGTCATCTGAAAACACGGAAAACCGCATTACATCACTCTTGA
- a CDS encoding tripartite tricarboxylate transporter substrate binding protein → MMKQLKTRLIISMLAAGFSISTLAADIEDIHFLIPGGAGGGWDMTARGTGDVLFKSKLIDHVSFQNMSGGGGGKAIAHLIETADRQQDTLMVNSSPIVVRSLSGVFPQSFRDMTPVASIVSDYSAIVVRADSKYKTWKDIVADFQDNPRKIKIAGGSARGSTDHLVVAEAFKGEKLNPRAVRYIAYDGGGKAMAALLSGETQLLSTGLGEVLEMSKAGQIRIVAVTAPERLSSAPDIPTLTENGNPTVFANWRGFFAAPGVSKEKVAEWDKVLEKMYQTPEWKTLRDRNGWVDNYKPAPEFNAFLEAQEKQMRTLMRELGFIQ, encoded by the coding sequence ATTATGAAGCAACTGAAAACCCGCCTGATCATATCCATGCTCGCAGCTGGCTTTTCCATCAGTACACTGGCTGCGGATATTGAGGATATCCACTTTCTGATTCCCGGTGGTGCCGGTGGTGGCTGGGACATGACGGCACGGGGAACAGGTGATGTGTTATTTAAATCCAAGCTGATTGATCACGTTTCTTTTCAAAATATGTCCGGTGGCGGTGGCGGCAAAGCCATTGCTCATCTGATTGAAACCGCAGACCGGCAGCAAGATACTCTGATGGTCAACTCAAGTCCGATTGTTGTCCGCTCCCTTTCCGGGGTTTTCCCTCAGTCATTTCGAGACATGACCCCTGTCGCATCAATTGTTTCTGATTACAGTGCCATTGTCGTGCGTGCCGATTCAAAATATAAAACCTGGAAAGATATTGTTGCCGATTTCCAAGACAACCCGCGGAAAATCAAGATTGCAGGTGGTTCAGCCCGGGGAAGCACGGATCATCTGGTCGTTGCTGAAGCATTCAAAGGGGAAAAATTGAATCCGAGAGCAGTTCGTTACATCGCATATGATGGCGGGGGTAAAGCAATGGCGGCCCTGCTATCCGGAGAAACACAGCTCCTTTCAACCGGTTTAGGTGAAGTGCTTGAAATGTCAAAAGCAGGACAAATCAGAATTGTGGCCGTCACCGCACCGGAACGTCTCTCTTCTGCACCGGATATTCCGACATTAACAGAGAATGGCAATCCAACTGTGTTTGCCAACTGGCGCGGCTTTTTTGCAGCGCCGGGAGTGAGCAAAGAAAAAGTAGCTGAATGGGACAAAGTTCTAGAAAAAATGTACCAAACACCGGAATGGAAAACGCTTCGGGATCGCAACGGCTGGGTCGATAACTATAAACCAGCACCAGAATTCAATGCTTTTCTTGAAGCACAGGAAAAACAGATGAGAACCCTGATGCGTGAATTAGGCTTTATTCAATAA